DNA from Platichthys flesus chromosome 20, fPlaFle2.1, whole genome shotgun sequence:
AACTCTTTTGGGCAAAGTTACTAATTCTTGATTAAATAACtccttaaattaaatgaaagcaGACAAGTCCACATACAACAAATGAGATTTCACAAATTGTTATTACTATGAATCACTTATCGGCTTTTGAAACTATGTATGAATCAAAACCTTTGTAGTAGTAATTGATTGAAAATAAGTTTATCATGTTGGAATAAcgttcatcactttttttattcttcagattttttaaagattctCACCTTACGGTGACCTCGATATCCTCTTGAAGTGTACAACATTACAtgcatattaatatatatatataaacacatatttatgaatacatatatatgcatatactGTAGTATATCTTTGTAGCCTTTAGATGTTCTAAAGCCTTTAGATGTAGAAAAACGCTGTGTTATTTTAAGGAGGAACTTCATGGTAGTATTTCTCAGTTATTTAATTTGACCACTGGATTGaatgtactttttatttattagttctctctttatattttcatgtatGTGTTCTATATGTTGTAAATGCAGAAATTAAACTGTTTAGTAACCATGTTGCCTGATGGcgctctttttatttttttttcaccactGGCTTCATCCCTTCCTTCCCTTTCAGGAGGAGGCCAAGCAGATTCAGAACCAACAGAAGGCCGGCAGTTCCCGCTCAGACTCACGTGATGAGGAGGTGTCTCCACCTATGAACCCGGTGGTAAAGGGACGCCGGCGGAGAGGAGCCTTCAGCGCAGAGGTTTACACAGAGGAAGATGCAGCCTCATATGTCAGAAAGGtagacgcacacatacacacatgagcAAACAGCTTTGAAGTGTGGCAACcgtagactgaatataaagatggacgacataatGGCTCTTCAAATGTGTCTTgacccctggtgtctggctgcagcttgggtcataaatcctgcgtcctccatgttattggatgagacatggaccaaattaacaaatcagttaatgtcattttaggtagtagTTTAGGAATATAGATTTTTCCAGTTAGTTAGGTTTTTTGTATTGATTAGATTATCTAAAACAtgctgaaatgtcatgattgacagctgagactcaagTGTGTGCATTCGTGGGACCTCACTTCCATGGCTACATCTCCcaatcactactgcacagactcggCTTCATATCCGGAATATTTAGACTTTATCTACGGTCTATGGTTGCAGCAATTCATTCGACAAAAATCTGATACCTTCCATGTTCCTTTAGATTTGTTTAAAGTCTTAAGTGAGTGAAAACGTGCGCGTTGTTTTCTCAGGTCATTCCTAAGGACTACAAGACGATGGCAGCCTTGGCCAAAGCTATTGAAAAGAATGTGCTCTTCTCCCACCTGGATGACAACGAGAGGAGGTATATGTGAAACCGCCGTTGGTTTTTGAAGTTTGGATATTTGTGTCAATGTAATCAGTTGATCAGCTCacaaatcttcttttttttttttttcagtgacaTATTCGATGCCATGTTTCCAGTCACCTACATCGCTGGGGAAACAGTTATTCTGCAGGGTAAAGTTACATCtcctcagtgttttcatttcaacaaacaTTACTCCAGATTGAGACGTGTCCATTGTGATTGAGATATTAACACTACTACTGTTTACACACAGGTGACGAAGGTGACAATTTCTATGTCATCGACCAAGGAGAGATGGATGTGAGTATCTGATTCTGAGCATGGCTGGGCCTGAATATGttcaaatcataaataaatgtgacGTGTTTTTAGTTTTCCCCTTTTGCCATTTGATTTTGGGCCATTGGTTTCTACCCTGCTAATCTGACAGGTCTATGTGAACAATGACTGGGTGACCAGCATCGGAGAAGGAGGCAGCTTTGGAGAGTTGGCCCTGATCTACGGCACCCCGAGGGCGGCCACGGTCAGAGCCAAGACCAACGTCAAGCTGTGGGGCATCGACAGAGACAGCTACAGGAGAATACTCATGGTGAGGACGCATGTTATTGTTCTCGTGGGTCTGACGTAAAGGAAGATCACTGTTGATTTTAAATTGTCTGTGTACATTAGTTTTGTTTCCTGCTGTAACTAACTAATATCCACATATCCATCATCTAACATTTGATTGACTCTAATGCTGAGATGCTGCAACAAggttataattatttaattttctttttaatgcaaTTACACTAATACAACTATATTTCTCTTTAGGGAAGCACtttgagaaagaggaagatgtaTGAGGAATTCCTCAGGAAAGTGTCCATTCTAGGTGGgtccattttattttgaaataaggCACAAGGTAAAAATAGAAGAATAGAAGCCACTTGTGTTTGCGTCTGGGATTAAAATAACCTGAAAGAGCATATAAAAATATCTCACTTAAGAGCAAAACTTTTAGATGAGACCTCTTTTGGTCCATCGTCTCAGTTTAGAACTTTCTTCTGTGATCTCTGTCCTCAGAGTCCCTTGACAAGTGGGAGCGTCTGACAGTCGCTGATGCCTTGGAGCCCGTCCAGTTCGAGGACGGACAGAAGATTGTCGTGCAGGGAGAACCTGGAGACGAGTTCTTCATCATCTTAGAGGTACAACTCTCTCCACACTCAATACCATGTGTTACTATGATTCTACCTCTGGAAGTATGAGGAGATGTCCTGTGAAGTTTATTAGTGTCGATGGGGTGTCCGTCTTTGTAGCTGTCCGTCTTTTATTCCATCAGTTCTGTATTTAGCTGTTGGCCCAGTTTCATCAAACACTTCAGAAATTGTTGGATCCAATCGTGACTTAAAGctgtttcatgttttctgtttaacTATTTCAATCCGAGTTTTTTACATGTACACACGCCCTCTGGTGGTGATTGGCAAATGTTGCTTCACCTTCAACATGCATTTGAAATGGTTGATTAAATGATTTGTCCATCTACAGAAAATTTATCAGCAACTATTTACATAATGAAATAATTTTTCTTGTGAAATGCTGCGTTATTACAGTAAAGTGACTGTTGTTAGGTGGTGAGACAATAATACAGTTTGAGGATGTGACCTTTGACTCAAGGAAATTATGATgggcatttttttaattatagatTTGAATAATCCGTAATTTGATCAAATCAAAGATACAACCAAGAAGTAAAGGGCGTTCTCACATACATTCCCTCCAGAAACCTTTAGGAAAATATCTGGACtgcttgtctgaaagcagcttgtgacTGAGCATGAGataattacaataaataattGGTAAAATTTGCATCTCTTTAAAACCTGCTCggttcagtgttttgtgtgtgttgatttgttgAATTGTCTTGATATGTTGTTTGAATGTGGCAAGTCAGGGTTATTACTCTTGAGAGGAATCCATGTGATTGGTTGAGTAATGAACCTGCAACTTATATTTTCCAATTTCAAAACCAATGTACTAATGTCAGATGCTTTTTAGTCATTCAGAGAATATGCTCTTATGGAGATGAAAATGTAGCTGGTGCACCTTCCAAtcttccatttgtgtgtgtgtttttttttggttccaGGGCTCTGCAGCTGTGTTGCAGCGTCGCTCAGAGAACGAGGAGTTTGTGGAAGTCGGGAGATTAGGACCATCTGACTACTTTGGTAAGAGCTGAACAGAATCAAGGCAGTCTTTGATTTCTTTTAATCGATTTGTGCTGTCAATTTGTCATCTGTGTGGTAAAAGGAGAACAAGAGTCTCTAAAATATGTTTGAAAATGGTTTGAAAGTATGAGTACAGTCCTGTTTCTCGTGATCAACAATAAGGTGTTTGTTCTTACGGAGATTAAGGAATAATAAAAGGTCTTATCAGGCACCTTTTAAACACacggttacaaagtgctttacaggttAAAAAAGGAAGAATTGACAGCAAACaatagtaaataataaaaagaggTTTGAGGTTCACGCAACATTAGagcatgaatataaaaataataacgttaaagatgagaaaagagtaaaaacagaGTATAGTGAAAGAATACAAATAGTTAAACCCGAGCTAGAGTTTAAAatgtacgtgtttgtgtgcgctcCCCAGGTGAGATCGCTCTGTTGATGAACCGTCCCCGTGCTGCCACCGTGGTCGCCCGCGGCCCCCTCAAGTGTGTCAAGCTCGACCGGCCTCGCTTCGAGCGCGTCCTGGGTCCATGCTCCGACATCCTCAAACGCAACATCCAGCAGTACAACAGCTTCGTCTCGCTGTCTGTCTGAAGGGggcgtctctctcctcctcctcctcctcctcctcttcctcctcctcctcccccctacctccctctcctccaccccccctacctccgtctcctcttccACCCTCCTTTTAGACCCAGGGTCCACCAATGCAATTTGcttttttgtcactttcttcttctttctgttcactttttctcctcctccctctttgttttcctcaacGCTGATTTCGTTGTTACCACCCGTCAGGCAGAGGTGACTTTTAGCCATTCACCAGCGCTTGTACCAGCTGCTGTACGCTACCTTGTAGGCACAGTTACATCACGTTAATTatgttataaatgtatttgctggttatggttttattttttcgaATTAAAACACATAACGGGATTGTTAGGAGATCTGAAAGACACTTGGGTCTCACACTGATGAGACAGGACAATCAAACTTTACATGGCGCTTTGTTACAGATTTATGTTGTAGGTTGAAGTGAAGAGGACTGATTCTTCCCCcgagtttttctttttggacaTCAGTCAGATGAGCAGTGTAGAGCAGAACCTAGAAACTGTAGGAGGCAGGAAGAGTTTGACTGCTTCGAGTTTAGTTTTTAGGTTTCAGCTGCGACCTGAAGCTCCGTTTCTTATTTTACGGTGGCCGTTGTGATTGGTATGATGAGATCGGTGATTTTTTGCTTAGTTTGGGTGAGCTTGTGCAACTTAAAGGTTCTTATTTAATTGTGAAGCTACCAGGCTAGTGCCAAATgttggttatttaaaaaaaaacgcaaAGATGCATAGCTGTGGAAATGCAGTGCGTGTTCTGTTCCCCTGGCTATTTGAAGCCCCCCAAAACAGGAAGAAGTTATTATTACCCTTATCATCCTCTTAATCGGTAGAATGACCATACAAGAACTGCCTTGACTACTCTGAGGgggaacaaatttaaaaaagaaaggaaaaaaaaacaagagtatTAAGTGTATTTCAGTATTCATTTTTTTAGTATATACCAAATAACTTGGTCACTCTTCTGCTATGGTTTGTAATCAAAAATATTATCATAGTATAGAAAAAATCGATCATTGTTCTATTACTATCATTGACGAAATGATAAACTTATGGTTTGGAGTGATGgtgatcttaaaaaaaatatgtttaactGTCTTTTGTAAACACTTATTTTTCCATAAATTCTATTTTAGGTGTCCAGTGccacaaagtaaataaatgctTCTTCTTGACAAAACAGTATGTAATTGTATTGTGTAAAACGTCATGGGTTTCAAACTTTTTAACAATAGATCAAAAGGGTAAATACAGGTTTATTGAAGTGACGtcttggaagaaaaaaaaagtttaagcAAACCAGGTGGTTTGTGGATTTTCAGGACATCCGAAGTATTTATGTATGGAAGCATCACAGGCGAGCTGACGGGCAGCGTGAgcagatatttatttaaaactagTGTCATTGCTTATTGCCTATTTGAAAAAGGTGGCTGTCTTCTCATCAGAGTAGCTTGTGATCTGTTCTCTATGCTTACTTGGCATGATGTTTTAGGCATCCAGTGATCCGGTATGAATGGAAGCgtgaatttaaaaagaaaaaaacgaagaaaaaaaaagtgtcctgCAGCTGCGTGCAGACGCAGGACCTCTGTCAAATATTTGGTTTGTTACTCCCTCGCTTAACTGCTTCATGACTATTTAGATAAAATGTTaagtctttttctttcttttttttttttgtttttgttttgaaaagatcTTTACCAAATCACACAATGTTGACTTCTGGATTTTCAGCTCAACTCTTCATTCCTGCTTCACTGTCTTTTACCAGAAACCACCCAGAACCAGTCACATCtctgtttctatttcttttgtttttgtctcactCAAAGCACTTGTACTCGCTCGGAACcgagatgtgtgtttgtacgtcCAAAACCATTTGATTTTGGTGCCGATTGCAGGGTCGTCAGATAAGCAATGAGAGTTTTAGTTcatggacattttttttctttctttacagtTATTTGAGCATCTTCACGTGTTTCCTCCCTCAGCCCTCGGGATGTCCTTGTGGATGTGGTTACATGTGGATTTGTGTTGATCCTGAtccacaggaagtgactgtgTTAGGGGCGAGGGTTTCATGCACCTTTTTGTCGACGTATCGTTTTCCTGTAAATAGCGACATCACCGGTTTTATTCCAAAACGTTTTTAGCCACACTGCAATCGTCCCGGTTTGCCTTAGCTTACCTTACCTGGGCTTACAGTAGTAGTCGGTCACTCCTGCTAGCCCGACCTTCAGTGAGTTTGTTAGACCTGCCGctcgagagagagagcagcaggcgATCAGAGGACCATTCTTTTTCTATTCTACCCTGTATTCAGTTTGACCTCCTGTATGTGCAAAGATGTTTATCCTTTTGGTATAGATTGTTCCAGATGGCAGTTTAAgcaataaaaaagtaaaaatgattCGGTTTTGACCTCGTTCTTTTTTCAATACTTGTGTTGCATTTGCAGGGACATGGTTGAGCTCATGATGTTTATTGTCAAAACGCTTGTAATGACACTAAATTAAATCAGGTGCAATTTGTTAGGAAGACAATCCATTTACAGCTTCAACTAgtaatcattttcattattgattcatCTGCTGATGGTTGTTCTTTTGATATGTTCGGTATCTAAACTATAAGATAGTAGTGAAAATGTAGTTTCCTAGAATCCAAGTTGACATCCTGACTTGAGggtgaaaaacagttttttaccTGCTGGTCCGTTTCCAAAAAGATGTAGTATGAGTTTTGTCCACCAGGGGGGAACGTAACTCTACCCTCAGTCTAAGGAATCTAAAGCCTCTTGTATTCACTCATTTCTGCTCAAAAACACTGTATTCAAATTGATGCCAATACATTTGAAATACACATCCTCTATAATTCCTCTCTTgtaaattcattatttaaaacagGGTGGATTTAGGTCCCTAAAAGTTTTCCTcacttttaaacacaaaacGCCTAAAAGGAGAAGAATTACATTTTCCTGAATTCCGATCGAATGGttataaaaaagtaataatttgGTATGTTTTTCATCACTGGTCTTCAATTTAATTTCAAGTGGTATAAAGTGTGTTTGACTTTATATGTTTTTGCCCTGTGTTTTTGGTAGATCGTCTAACTTTCCTTCCCAAGGAGGATATTTATGACTCCTGACAACTTACATCATATATCCATGCAGTGATATTTTCTGATGATGATCAAAAGTTTGAAACTTGATtatcattaacatttttaactgTACTTGAGAAACAGCGACATTGCTGCTTCAAAATTATTGCTCGTAGTTATTTGGGGTTATTTTAATCAGTCATCCTTCACATGTGACAcggtttttaaatctttattcatGCTGCTGAGTTTTTAGTGAAGTTCAATTCATGTATTTGTGCTTGAGAGCATGTTTTATGATTTCGATGCTTATCAggctccctctgctgcttctaATTTGGCAGAATTCACCAACATGGTTTCCTTTAAATAGTTGTGGTTGTTTCTAACTTTGATTAAGAACAAATTAAACAGAGAAGACTAAAGTtctgacatgaaaacacattcataaatgCTTCAGATTTATTGCAGTGCTGTAACATAACACACATGTGTCGGTTTCTATGGGTTGGCCGTGTCTCCGTCTTAGCCTGTTTTACTTGACAGTGCTGTTGTAAAGCTCTTTAAATGCTCtgatgagacagagagggattaCCAGTCTGGAAACTAGGGTGGAGTGAACTCAATGACTGTTTAGGAGGAGGCACTTttcacactgacacatgcaaCTGACACTGTTATTTACAGGTGATGATATACTTCTACCAAACTCACACAGTCATCACTtgaaataactttatttcctcTTTATAAGATCACATTGACGCTGCAGAAATCTGTCTTTCAACAGTCAGAATATTCAAACAGCTGATCCGGTTCATCCCAGCGCTCTCACATGAAACTCCTTCACTGGTCTTAATGTGTTTGAGAGTGAGGGTGTGCAATCTTCTGCATTCATCTATAGAGCCATCTTCGGACATGAACTCTGGGGAATGCCCGCACAATTGGGCAcagactttctccggagttttcGTTTAACACATGAGcaacgcagcaggagaatcTGCAGCGTtcaggcgagggggggggggggggggggcgcagcagGCAGAAGCAGGACACCGGTGTCGGCCcctatcaccaaaagctctctggACATCTTCATTGGTGTCTTCTATGCGTTTCTTCAGTATTGATTCTGCTGCCCGCTCATTTATGGTGAATCCAGTGGTGAATATCCTGCTTTTTTCTCACAGGGGTCATTTGggcattctccagagttttaaCTAGagcagaaactccagagaaagtctgaaGCCTCCCACTacgacatttgcgttctcacacaGGAGATTATCCCGAGATCACTGCAtgcctgaaaacagctttactgTTTTCTTCAGGTCAAGTTGGTCTTTAATCGATCCTTATAAGGTTTTAATTCATTTATGACCATTAACGAgactaaagaaaataaaagcatgagcTCGCTCGGTGACTGGAATTCAAGGCCTGCAGTGATTCACGTGCTGAACTTCCTCAATCAGTTTTCACAGCATCTTCCTTTTATGGCTTGTTCTTTAAATCAAAACCACGAGAGCCCTGTCTGCTCACCAGGTGACTGAGCTTCACCATGAAGTCCTCTGAGCCCTGATACGAGCCTGTCCTCCTCTGTTACCTGGTCATTTCTATCGCTGTCACATTCTGAGGTCTCCCTGTGGATTTGACAAAGTCCTTGGtgatcacctcctcctcccccagccGCCGGACGCACCGCCGGACCCCCCGGAGGATCGTCTGTAACCGGCGGTCCAGCGCCAGGAGGTGGGGCTCCGTCAGGACCGGCCGTAGAGGGTCTCCCTCCAGGGACTCCCTCATCACGTCGCTGAGCCTGAACTCTGGTTGGGCCAGGAGCTGGAGCCGCAGCAGCGTGGAGCGTTTGATCCTGAGAAGGGAATTAAGGAGACAGAATACAATTTGAATTCAAAGTGTGAATTCATGTTGATCCACAGAAATAAAAGCTGGTCCTGCTTCATCTTACTTACATGCAGCACTGAGTTAGAGGGGCCAGGATGGACATCTCATCTTGAGCGTGCTTCCCAAACCTGAACACATGATGCTGGGCGTCATGAAGGATGCTGTCAAACAATTTCACAATATTTGAATCCACCACGGTGTTCTCTGCTCACCCTCTGGCATTGTCCAAGTGGAGGAGGAATCCTTCATCCCCAAACTTGGTAAACACCTCGTAGTGGTGTCTGTCCATGTTACCTGCAAACGAGAGTCACAACTTTCACTGAGACACGAGGTGTGAGACGTGTTCGGATACTGACTGACCTGCTGGATATACGAAGAGTAGATAAAGTGTTGGCGGAATCAAATACCTGTGAGGAAGTCGAAGATGGACATGTCGATGATGTTGAGGAGCCTGTTGCCGGAGTTATACGGATACAGCTTCTTTATGGTGTCACAGTAGAACGGGTTCGCTTCCCACCTTTACaacccacacagacaaaatgaGGAGAATATTATATTCTCTTGTGTGACATGAACAAACACATCTGTAACAATGTGGCAAAACAGAGTCCGTAATTGCTTCTTTAAGTCCTGACAACATTTTCCCTGCAACATTTGGTTTGACGTGCTGTGTTTTAAATCATGGCCTtgcaagggttagggttagaaattaTCATAATGATGTACCACAACAACAGCTTCTAAGAAATAATGAGGAGCCTCCGTATGCTGCATTTCGT
Protein-coding regions in this window:
- the LOC133931738 gene encoding cAMP-dependent protein kinase type I-alpha regulatory subunit; the protein is MASGSTNSEEERSLRECEQYVQKHNIQQLLKDCIVQLCTSRPDRPMAFLREYFERLEKEEAKQIQNQQKAGSSRSDSRDEEVSPPMNPVVKGRRRRGAFSAEVYTEEDAASYVRKVIPKDYKTMAALAKAIEKNVLFSHLDDNERSDIFDAMFPVTYIAGETVILQGDEGDNFYVIDQGEMDVYVNNDWVTSIGEGGSFGELALIYGTPRAATVRAKTNVKLWGIDRDSYRRILMGSTLRKRKMYEEFLRKVSILESLDKWERLTVADALEPVQFEDGQKIVVQGEPGDEFFIILEGSAAVLQRRSENEEFVEVGRLGPSDYFGEIALLMNRPRAATVVARGPLKCVKLDRPRFERVLGPCSDILKRNIQQYNSFVSLSV